A stretch of the Luteimonas sp. JM171 genome encodes the following:
- a CDS encoding fructose bisphosphate aldolase: protein MNRQQRDRIASGKGFIAALDQSGGSTPRALGLYGIESSAWSNEEEMFDLVHQMRTRIVTSPAFNGDRILGAILFERTLDGSFEGQDAATFLWETKGVVPFLKIDKGLEDEANGVQMMKPIPGLSGLLAKAKAKGIFGTKERSVIKANNAEGIAAILDQQFDIGQQVLDAGLVPILEPEVDIKAADKEAIEAEMKKGILERLSRYSADNPVIFKLTLPSVDGFFQEIVDHPAVLKVVALSGGYTRAEANEKLAKNPGVIASFSRALTEGLTAQQSDDEFNKALDESIESIYRASIA, encoded by the coding sequence AGAGCGGCGGCAGCACCCCCAGGGCGCTCGGCCTTTACGGCATCGAGTCCTCGGCGTGGTCCAACGAGGAGGAGATGTTCGACCTGGTGCACCAGATGCGCACCCGCATCGTCACCAGCCCGGCGTTCAACGGCGACCGCATCCTGGGCGCGATCCTGTTCGAGCGCACGCTCGACGGCAGCTTCGAGGGCCAGGACGCGGCCACTTTCCTGTGGGAGACCAAGGGCGTGGTGCCGTTCCTGAAGATCGACAAGGGCCTTGAGGACGAGGCCAACGGCGTGCAGATGATGAAGCCGATCCCGGGCCTGTCCGGGCTGCTGGCCAAGGCCAAGGCCAAGGGCATCTTCGGCACCAAGGAGCGCTCGGTCATCAAGGCCAACAACGCCGAAGGCATCGCCGCCATCCTCGACCAGCAGTTCGACATCGGCCAGCAGGTGCTCGACGCCGGCCTGGTGCCGATCCTCGAGCCCGAGGTGGACATCAAGGCCGCCGACAAGGAGGCCATCGAGGCCGAGATGAAGAAGGGCATCCTCGAGCGGCTGTCCCGCTACAGCGCCGACAACCCGGTGATCTTCAAGCTCACCCTGCCCAGCGTGGACGGTTTCTTCCAGGAGATCGTGGACCACCCGGCGGTGCTCAAGGTGGTGGCGCTCTCGGGCGGCTACACCCGCGCCGAGGCCAACGAGAAGCTGGCGAAGAACCCCGGCGTCATCGCCAGCTTCAGCCGCGCGCTGACCGAAGGCCTGACCGCGCAGCAGAGCGACGACGAGTTCAACAAGGCGCTGGACGAGTCGATCGAGTCGATCTACCGCGCATCGATCGCCTGA
- a CDS encoding acyl-CoA thioesterase, producing MRPPPAQPTEARLLEMVFPDHTNHMGTLFGGQALAWMDKAAFIAASRYSRRAVVTARSDKVDFRLPIRQGQLVETIARVVEVGRTSMQVDVELVAEDLLSGDRRTCTRGRFVMIALDSDGRPVAVPQLPA from the coding sequence ATGAGGCCGCCGCCGGCCCAGCCCACCGAGGCGCGCCTGCTGGAAATGGTGTTCCCGGACCACACCAACCACATGGGCACCCTGTTCGGCGGCCAGGCGCTGGCCTGGATGGACAAGGCCGCGTTCATCGCGGCCTCGCGCTATTCGCGTCGCGCGGTGGTGACCGCGCGCTCGGACAAGGTGGATTTCAGGCTGCCGATCCGGCAGGGCCAGCTGGTGGAAACCATCGCCCGCGTCGTCGAGGTGGGGCGCACCTCGATGCAGGTGGACGTGGAGCTGGTGGCCGAGGACCTGCTCAGCGGGGACCGGCGCACCTGCACCCGCGGGCGCTTCGTGATGATCGCGCTCGACAGCGACGGCCGGCCGGTGGCCGTGCCGCAGCTGCCGGCCTGA
- a CDS encoding thioredoxin family protein has product MKTLHARSAEEFHAAITGHPQLLVDFHKQDCPGCRMLEMSLRKVADDPAATGLALLKVGLEDVGEDLFRSLGLRQTPTLSLYGDGVELARLPGFQPPARILDAVETHFAGVPA; this is encoded by the coding sequence ATGAAGACGCTGCACGCGCGATCAGCTGAAGAATTCCACGCCGCCATCACCGGCCACCCACAGTTGCTTGTGGATTTCCACAAGCAGGACTGCCCGGGCTGCAGGATGCTTGAGATGTCGCTGCGCAAGGTGGCGGATGATCCTGCTGCCACCGGCCTTGCGCTGCTGAAGGTGGGGCTGGAAGACGTTGGCGAAGACCTGTTCCGCTCCCTTGGCCTGCGCCAGACCCCGACCCTGTCGCTGTACGGCGATGGTGTGGAACTGGCGCGCCTGCCTGGCTTCCAGCCGCCCGCACGGATCCTCGACGCCGTGGAAACACATTTCGCCGGGGTGCCCGCATGA
- a CDS encoding flavodoxin, with the protein MRILIAYTSLSGNTRDVARLVRARCEERLHQMSWIETDIQGLDAAGPDPHHDLYVLGAWTDNGGRTPPEMKRFIAQLVEAVGMPPRVAVFGTGETQWGEKYYCGAVRRIAAFFDTRLPTLEIEQMPHGDRDTRTIRRWTDEVLAIAGAARAPTRRTPHHEDAARAIS; encoded by the coding sequence ATGCGCATCCTCATCGCCTACACGTCGCTGAGTGGCAATACGCGCGACGTCGCCCGCCTGGTGCGGGCGCGTTGCGAGGAACGCTTGCACCAGATGAGCTGGATCGAGACAGACATCCAGGGGCTGGATGCCGCCGGCCCGGATCCGCACCACGACCTGTACGTGCTCGGAGCGTGGACCGACAACGGCGGCCGAACGCCGCCGGAGATGAAGCGCTTCATCGCCCAGCTGGTGGAGGCCGTCGGCATGCCGCCGCGCGTCGCCGTGTTCGGCACCGGCGAAACGCAGTGGGGCGAGAAGTACTACTGTGGTGCGGTACGCCGCATAGCCGCCTTCTTCGACACCCGCTTGCCGACGCTGGAGATCGAGCAGATGCCCCATGGCGACCGGGATACCCGGACAATCAGGCGCTGGACCGACGAGGTCCTGGCCATTGCCGGCGCTGCCCGCGCCCCGACCCGAAGGACACCGCACCATGAAGACGCTGCACGCGCGATCAGCTGA
- a CDS encoding ribonucleotide-diphosphate reductase subunit beta → MSATAPTTATPLERIRILEPRHPNRSTGIINGRTSGILNWNDIPYPSFYRAYKELSTNFWIPDEVDMKADAREYGDLSAREKNAYDSIIGLLATLDSPQTRFIYNVAEYITDPAAHANAAIIGQQEVIHNESYSYVLSSITDLENQKRIFEIARTHPTILKRNAPIMTSYDDFMREKTAETLLRALIQSSILEGINFYSGFAYFYNLVRQNRMAGTGKVISFINRDELAHTKFISEVIRAIVGEHPALQSDELAEYVHRAFEHAVELEVQWTGEVLDGIDGINVDEMIRYVQYRANKMAGMLGIESLYPDATENVMPWIRAYADNFTETKTDFFEMRNASYKKTNVDNGFDDL, encoded by the coding sequence ATGTCCGCCACTGCACCCACCACCGCCACGCCGCTTGAGCGCATCCGGATCCTCGAGCCGCGCCATCCGAACCGTTCGACCGGGATCATCAATGGCCGCACCAGCGGCATCCTCAACTGGAACGATATTCCGTATCCGTCGTTCTACCGGGCCTACAAGGAGCTCTCCACCAACTTCTGGATCCCGGACGAGGTGGACATGAAGGCCGACGCGCGCGAGTACGGCGACCTGTCGGCGCGCGAGAAAAACGCCTACGACTCCATCATCGGCCTGCTGGCCACGCTGGATTCGCCGCAGACCCGCTTCATCTACAACGTCGCCGAATACATCACGGACCCGGCCGCGCACGCCAACGCGGCGATCATCGGCCAGCAGGAGGTCATCCACAACGAGAGCTACAGCTACGTGCTGTCCTCGATCACCGACCTGGAGAACCAGAAGCGGATCTTCGAGATCGCCCGCACCCACCCCACGATCCTCAAGCGCAACGCGCCGATCATGACCTCCTATGACGACTTCATGCGCGAGAAGACGGCCGAGACCCTGCTGCGCGCGCTGATCCAGTCATCAATCCTGGAGGGCATCAACTTCTATTCCGGTTTTGCGTACTTCTACAACCTGGTGCGCCAGAACCGGATGGCGGGCACCGGCAAGGTCATCAGCTTCATCAACCGCGACGAGCTGGCCCACACCAAGTTCATCAGCGAGGTGATCCGCGCCATCGTCGGCGAACACCCCGCGCTGCAGAGCGACGAACTGGCGGAATACGTGCACCGCGCGTTCGAGCATGCGGTGGAGCTGGAGGTGCAGTGGACCGGGGAAGTGCTTGACGGCATCGACGGGATCAACGTGGATGAAATGATCCGCTACGTGCAATACCGGGCCAACAAGATGGCCGGCATGCTGGGCATCGAGAGCCTGTATCCGGATGCTACCGAGAATGTGATGCCGTGGATCCGTGCCTACGCGGACAACTTCACCGAGACCAAGACCGACTTCTTCGAGATGCGCAACGCCTCCTACAAGAAGACCAACGTGGACAACGGCTTCGACGACCTCTGA
- a CDS encoding ribonucleoside-diphosphate reductase subunit alpha translates to MDTLDGPVAAPAPASPTHGDDAGPTTWITKEAGNRRTPYDRARLERAIDRVHAEFPQLDIDGYKASVFGFVERKHAVNADDLVDHLIREAEARVDVTAPEWEMFAARVYLRRLYKRASRNRFYDVGEKYGSYVGLQESLADRNIYSNDILRAYSKEELEEAGRLIEPDRDLLFNYNGLYLLATRYLATDTARNVYELPQERWLTIALYLMQDEQPRARRMQLVGEAYWALSNLYMTVATPTLQNAGKVGGQLSSCFIDTVDDSLQGIYDSNTDIARVSKGGGGVGAYMGYVRAAGSAIRGVPNSSGGVVPWIKQLNNTAVSVDQLGQRKGAVAVYLDVWHRDIEAFLDLRLNNGDQRLRAHDVFTAVCIPDLFMEAVERRGDWYLFDPHEVHRVKGWYLQDFFDEKKGDPDGSFRRRYEEVVADERISRKTVKAIDIFKRLMVSQLETGNPFMFYRDEVNRKNPNKHAGMVYSSNLCTEILQNMSPTRLMQEIISGNQIVTTKQAGDFVVCNLSSINLGRAIVPSDGQVDLITDVLERLIPIQVRMLDNVIDLNQLPVPQATITNRKYRAIGLGTFGWHHLLAQKGIHWNTPEAEDFSDALYERINYLTVQASMELAKEKGSYPAFTGSDWHNGAYFRDRGYNSAQWLDLAAQVAVNGLRNGWLMAVAPNMSTAQIAGSTASIDPIYSAFYYEEKKDYRRPVAAPGLSLDTWPYYEKGSYKLDQFASVRQNARRQRHVDQSISFNFYVPSTIRASTLLELHMSAWREGLKTTYYVRSNDIDIAECEWCSS, encoded by the coding sequence ATGGATACGCTTGATGGCCCCGTCGCCGCCCCCGCCCCGGCGTCCCCCACCCACGGGGACGACGCCGGCCCCACCACCTGGATCACCAAGGAAGCCGGCAACCGGCGCACCCCCTACGACCGCGCGCGCCTGGAGCGTGCCATCGACCGGGTCCATGCGGAGTTCCCGCAGCTGGACATCGATGGATACAAGGCGAGCGTGTTCGGCTTCGTCGAGCGCAAGCACGCCGTCAACGCCGACGACCTGGTCGATCACCTGATCCGCGAGGCCGAGGCCCGGGTCGATGTCACCGCTCCGGAGTGGGAGATGTTCGCGGCCCGGGTCTACCTGCGCCGGCTGTACAAGCGCGCCAGCCGCAACCGCTTCTACGACGTGGGGGAAAAATATGGCTCCTACGTCGGCCTGCAGGAGAGCCTGGCCGATCGCAATATCTACTCCAACGACATCCTGCGCGCCTACTCCAAGGAGGAACTGGAGGAAGCCGGCCGCCTGATCGAGCCGGATCGCGACCTGCTGTTCAACTACAACGGACTGTACCTGCTGGCCACCCGCTACCTGGCCACCGACACCGCCCGCAATGTCTACGAGCTGCCGCAGGAGCGCTGGCTGACGATCGCCCTGTACCTGATGCAGGACGAGCAGCCGCGCGCGCGCCGCATGCAGCTGGTGGGCGAGGCCTACTGGGCGCTCTCGAACCTGTACATGACCGTGGCCACGCCCACCCTGCAGAACGCCGGCAAGGTGGGCGGCCAGCTGTCGTCGTGCTTCATCGACACCGTGGACGATTCATTGCAGGGCATCTACGACTCCAACACCGACATCGCCCGGGTCTCCAAGGGCGGCGGCGGCGTGGGCGCCTACATGGGTTACGTGCGCGCGGCCGGCTCGGCCATCCGCGGCGTGCCCAACTCGTCGGGCGGCGTGGTGCCGTGGATCAAGCAGCTCAACAACACCGCCGTGTCAGTGGATCAGCTGGGCCAGCGCAAGGGCGCGGTGGCGGTGTACCTGGACGTCTGGCACCGCGACATCGAGGCCTTCCTGGACCTGCGGCTCAACAACGGCGACCAGCGCCTGCGCGCGCACGACGTGTTTACTGCCGTCTGCATCCCGGACCTGTTCATGGAGGCGGTGGAGCGTCGCGGCGACTGGTACCTGTTTGACCCGCACGAGGTGCACCGGGTCAAGGGCTGGTACCTGCAGGATTTCTTTGACGAGAAGAAGGGCGACCCGGACGGCAGCTTCCGCAGGCGCTATGAGGAAGTGGTGGCCGACGAGCGCATCTCGCGCAAGACCGTCAAGGCCATCGACATCTTCAAGCGGCTGATGGTCAGCCAGCTGGAAACGGGCAACCCGTTCATGTTCTACCGCGACGAGGTCAACCGGAAGAACCCGAACAAGCACGCGGGCATGGTGTATTCGTCCAACCTGTGCACCGAGATCCTGCAGAACATGAGCCCCACCCGGCTGATGCAGGAGATCATTTCCGGCAACCAGATCGTGACCACGAAGCAGGCCGGCGACTTCGTGGTCTGCAACCTGTCATCGATCAACCTGGGCCGGGCGATCGTCCCGAGTGACGGGCAGGTGGACCTGATCACCGACGTCCTCGAGCGCCTGATCCCGATCCAGGTCCGCATGCTCGACAACGTGATCGACCTCAACCAGCTGCCGGTGCCGCAGGCCACCATCACCAACCGGAAGTACCGCGCTATCGGCCTGGGCACCTTTGGCTGGCACCACCTGCTGGCCCAGAAGGGCATCCACTGGAACACGCCCGAGGCGGAGGACTTCAGCGATGCGCTGTACGAGCGCATCAACTACCTGACGGTGCAGGCCAGCATGGAGCTGGCGAAGGAGAAGGGCAGCTACCCGGCCTTCACCGGCAGCGACTGGCACAACGGCGCCTACTTCCGCGACCGCGGCTACAACAGCGCGCAGTGGCTCGACCTGGCCGCGCAGGTGGCGGTGAACGGGCTGCGCAACGGCTGGCTGATGGCGGTTGCGCCGAACATGTCCACCGCCCAGATCGCTGGCAGCACCGCCTCGATCGATCCCATCTACTCGGCGTTCTACTACGAGGAAAAGAAGGACTACCGCCGCCCGGTGGCCGCACCGGGGCTGTCGCTGGACACCTGGCCGTACTACGAGAAGGGCTCCTACAAGCTCGACCAGTTCGCGTCCGTGCGCCAGAACGCGCGCCGCCAGCGCCACGTCGACCAGTCGATCAGCTTCAACTTCTACGTGCCCAGCACCATCCGCGCCAGCACCCTGCTGGAGCTGCACATGAGCGCCTGGCGAGAGGGGCTGAAAACCACCTACTACGTACGCTCCAACGACATCGATATTGCCGAGTGCGAGTGGTGCAGTAGCTGA
- the zapE gene encoding cell division protein ZapE, producing MPERAAAQTPSQAYAAGVAAGEWQDDPAQRAVLEELDRIHREAVRVPQRPSLLQRLRGTGQPAPVAGLYLWGGVGRGKTFLVDLFHAALPLRELRGADLATGGAGAGDGKYRTHFHRFMRQVHAQLRAHGGERDRLALIVRGWRRGGLRVLVLDEFFVGDIGDAMILARLLECMFNEGIVLVTTSNVAPPDLYRDGLQRARFLPAIDLIQRHCKVLYIESETDYRLRALTRSPVYRTPLDVGSDAWLEQRWRELGGDDGHRDAGIELEGRRIAVRARSPGMAWFDFEALCEGPRGASDYIEIAREFHTLLLGNIPLLNERCDDAARRLVTLIDELYDRNVNLLCTADAEPPGLYTGERLAGAFERTASRLIEMRSAEYLASEHRP from the coding sequence ATGCCTGAGCGCGCCGCGGCGCAAACCCCCTCGCAGGCCTACGCCGCCGGGGTGGCGGCGGGCGAGTGGCAGGACGATCCGGCCCAGCGCGCGGTGCTGGAAGAACTCGACCGGATCCACCGCGAAGCCGTGCGCGTGCCGCAGCGGCCCAGCCTGCTGCAGCGCCTTCGCGGCACCGGCCAGCCGGCGCCGGTCGCCGGCCTGTACCTGTGGGGCGGCGTAGGCCGCGGCAAGACCTTCCTGGTGGACCTGTTCCACGCGGCGCTGCCCCTGCGCGAACTGCGCGGCGCCGACCTCGCCACCGGCGGGGCGGGTGCCGGCGACGGCAAGTACCGCACCCACTTCCACCGCTTCATGCGCCAGGTGCACGCGCAGCTGCGCGCGCATGGCGGCGAACGCGACCGGCTGGCGCTGATCGTGCGCGGCTGGCGCAGGGGGGGCCTGCGGGTGCTGGTGCTGGACGAGTTCTTCGTTGGCGACATCGGCGATGCGATGATCCTGGCCCGGCTGCTCGAGTGCATGTTCAACGAGGGCATCGTGCTGGTGACCACGTCCAACGTGGCCCCGCCCGATCTTTACCGCGACGGCCTGCAGCGCGCGCGCTTCCTGCCGGCAATCGACCTGATCCAGCGCCACTGCAAGGTGTTGTACATCGAAAGCGAAACCGACTACCGGCTGCGTGCGCTGACCCGCTCGCCGGTCTATCGCACGCCCCTGGACGTCGGCTCCGATGCATGGCTGGAGCAGCGCTGGCGCGAGCTGGGGGGCGATGACGGCCACCGCGATGCGGGGATCGAACTGGAAGGGCGGCGGATCGCCGTGCGCGCCCGCAGCCCGGGCATGGCCTGGTTCGACTTCGAGGCTCTGTGCGAAGGCCCCCGCGGGGCCAGCGACTACATCGAGATCGCGCGCGAGTTCCATACCCTGCTGCTGGGCAACATCCCGCTGCTCAACGAACGCTGCGACGACGCCGCACGCCGGCTGGTGACGCTCATCGACGAGCTCTACGATCGCAACGTCAACCTGCTGTGCACCGCCGACGCGGAGCCACCCGGGCTGTACACCGGCGAACGGCTGGCAGGCGCGTTCGAGCGCACGGCATCGCGCCTGATCGAGATGCGCAGCGCGGAATACCTGGCCAGCGAACACCGGCCCTGA
- a CDS encoding alpha/beta fold hydrolase encodes MDTPTFPTESSALTLPGPAGGLEVAVDHPDDDVAALPLVAIICHPLPTEGGTMHNKVVTMTARALRELGATTVRFNFRGTGASEGEFDEGRGEVDDLLAVAAWVRSQRPGQRLWLAGFSFGAYVSLAAAHEIEPGMLISIAPPAGRWDFSKVRTPTFPWLVIQGEEDEIVDPQAVYDWLERTDAQAELVRIPDSGHFFHRKLLDLRGAIKNGVRQYLPAADA; translated from the coding sequence ATGGATACCCCCACATTTCCAACCGAATCGAGCGCCCTGACCCTGCCCGGCCCCGCCGGCGGGCTCGAGGTGGCCGTCGACCATCCGGATGACGACGTCGCGGCGCTGCCGCTGGTGGCGATCATCTGCCACCCGCTGCCCACAGAGGGCGGCACCATGCACAACAAGGTCGTGACCATGACCGCGCGCGCGCTGCGCGAGCTGGGCGCGACCACGGTGCGCTTCAACTTCCGCGGCACCGGCGCTTCGGAGGGCGAGTTCGACGAGGGCCGCGGCGAGGTCGACGATCTGCTGGCGGTGGCCGCCTGGGTCCGCTCGCAGCGCCCGGGCCAGCGGCTGTGGCTGGCCGGTTTCAGCTTCGGCGCCTACGTCAGCCTGGCGGCCGCGCATGAGATCGAACCCGGCATGCTGATATCGATCGCCCCGCCGGCCGGCCGCTGGGACTTCAGCAAGGTCCGGACCCCGACCTTCCCCTGGCTGGTGATCCAGGGCGAGGAAGACGAGATCGTCGATCCGCAGGCCGTGTACGACTGGCTCGAGCGCACCGATGCGCAGGCCGAGCTGGTCCGCATCCCCGACAGCGGGCACTTCTTCCATCGCAAGCTGCTGGACCTGCGCGGGGCGATCAAGAACGGCGTGCGCCAGTACCTGCCCGCCGCGGATGCCTGA
- a CDS encoding c-type cytochrome: MRNYDLDFLKKFSLVILFLAVVTGGLVGLSAWLHKAVPPQESQTAMLAQAERIAPVADVYAGSTGAAAQAAAAAAAAAQAESQVAYGGTLDGGEIYDNLCAGCHGAGVAGAPTLTQTDWASRIPKGRDTLYTHAIEGFTGDTGFMPARGGNPALSDEQVIASVDWMLDNLN; the protein is encoded by the coding sequence GTGCGCAATTACGATCTCGACTTCCTGAAAAAGTTCTCCCTGGTGATCCTGTTCCTTGCCGTGGTCACGGGTGGACTGGTGGGCCTGTCCGCCTGGCTGCACAAGGCCGTCCCGCCGCAGGAGTCCCAGACCGCCATGCTGGCCCAGGCCGAGCGCATTGCGCCGGTGGCCGACGTCTACGCCGGCTCCACCGGCGCCGCGGCCCAGGCCGCCGCAGCGGCCGCGGCCGCCGCGCAGGCAGAATCGCAGGTGGCCTATGGCGGCACCCTGGACGGCGGTGAAATCTACGACAACCTGTGCGCGGGCTGCCACGGCGCGGGCGTGGCCGGTGCCCCCACGCTGACCCAGACCGACTGGGCATCGCGCATTCCCAAGGGCCGCGACACCCTCTACACCCACGCCATCGAAGGCTTCACCGGGGACACCGGCTTCATGCCGGCGCGCGGCGGCAACCCGGCGCTGAGCGATGAGCAGGTGATCGCGTCGGTCGACTGGATGCTCGACAACCTCAACTGA
- a CDS encoding universal stress protein: protein MYQRLLVALDNTKTSRLALDHAAELARLSGATVVLLHVLESFRHVSGFESPKVYAEEVLPRMREKGRQLLDEVAAPLVEQGIDVETVLLEGSDERVAEVIARRAREAGVDLVIMGTHGRRGVNRLLLGSDAEHVARIAHAPVMLVRKAE from the coding sequence ATGTACCAACGCCTGCTGGTTGCCCTGGACAACACCAAGACCTCCAGGCTCGCCCTGGACCATGCCGCCGAGCTCGCCCGCCTGTCCGGTGCCACCGTGGTGCTGCTGCACGTGCTGGAGAGTTTCCGCCACGTCAGCGGATTCGAGTCGCCGAAGGTCTACGCCGAGGAAGTGCTGCCGCGGATGCGCGAGAAGGGCCGCCAGCTGCTGGACGAGGTCGCCGCGCCGCTGGTGGAGCAGGGGATCGACGTGGAGACGGTGTTGCTCGAGGGCAGCGACGAGCGCGTGGCCGAGGTCATTGCCCGCCGCGCCCGGGAAGCCGGCGTGGACCTGGTGATCATGGGCACCCACGGCCGGCGCGGAGTGAACCGCCTGCTGCTGGGCAGCGACGCCGAGCACGTGGCGCGCATCGCGCACGCGCCGGTGATGCTGGTGCGGAAGGCGGAGTAG